A single region of the Labeo rohita strain BAU-BD-2019 chromosome 3, IGBB_LRoh.1.0, whole genome shotgun sequence genome encodes:
- the s1pr2 gene encoding sphingosine 1-phosphate receptor 2: MSTARPVVGLCQVATMSKYSQYFNKSLIQAHYSKVKQMSELDIRERMESKQSLSTLNILFVIICSIIILENLLVLIAVFRNKKFHSAMFFFIGNLAFSDLLAGSAYIANIFLSGPRTFHLVPVQWFIREGTAFIALAASVFSLLAIAIERYIAITKVKVYGSNKTCRMFLLIGACWVMSILLGGLPIIGWNCINNVENCSAVLPLNSRYYILFVVTIFSVILLSIVILYVRIYLIVRTSQQEATNSPAYALLKTVTIVLGVFIICWLPAFTILLLDTSCSMEQCPILNKAGIFFSIATLNSALNPLIYTLRSKDMRKEFLRVLCCWGLLNCGRPPHRCMVPLKSSSSMEHCTNKHENQSIPIMQDCTTCV, translated from the coding sequence ATGAGTACTGCCCGTCCGGTTGTAGGGCTTTGCCAAGTTGCCACCATGAGCAAATACTCCCAGTATTTCAACAAGTCCCTCATACAGGCCCACTATAGCAAGGTCAAGCAGATGTCTGAACTGGACATAAGAGAGCGCATGGAGAGTAAACAAAGCTTGAGCACCctgaacattttatttgtgataaTCTGCAGTATCATCATCTTGGAAAACCTCCTGGTGCTCATTGCTGTGTTTCGCAACAAGAAGTTCCACTCGGCAATGTTCTTCTTCATCGGGAACCTGGCCTTCTCAGACCTACTGGCTGGCTCCGCTTATATCGCAAACATCTTCCTGTCAGGCCCCAGGACATTTCATTTAGTGCCTGTCCAGTGGTTCATACGAGAAGGGACTGCTTTCATTGCCCTGGCTGCCTCCGTTTTCAGCCTGCTGGCTATCGCCATCGAGCGCTACATTGCCATCACCAAAGTCAAAGTTTACGGCTCCAACAAAACCTGCCGCATGTTCCTTTTGATCGGAGCGTGCTGGGTGATGTCCATCCTTCTGGGAGGTCTTCCCATTATTGGTTGGAACTGTATTAATAACGTGGAAAATTGCTCCGCTGTCCTGCCTCTCAACTCTCGATACTACATCCTGTTCGTCGTCACCATCTTTAGCGTCATCTTGCTGTCCATTGTGATCCTTTACGTTCGCATCTACCTTATTGTGCGTACCAGCCAACAAGAGGCCACCAATTCTCCAGCTTACGCTCTCCTAAAGACGGTCACGATCGTGCTGGGTGTCTTCATCATTTGTTGGTTGCCCGCATTCACCATCCTTCTCTTGGACACTTCCTGTTCGATGGAACAATGTCCTATCCTCAACAAAGCTGGCATCTTCTTCAGCATCGCCACACTGAATTCGGCACTGAACCCGCTGATCTACACGTTGAGGAGTAAGGACATGAGGAAGGAGTTCCTCAGGGTGCTTTGCTGCTGGGGGCTGCTTAACTGCGGCAGGCCGCCTCACCGCTGCATGGTGCCACTCAAGAGCTCGAGTTCAATGGAGCACTGCACCAACAAACACGAAAACCAGTCAATTCCCATCATGCAGGACTGCACTACTTGCGTCTGA